From a region of the Hymenobacter jejuensis genome:
- a CDS encoding citrate synthase yields MAESAEIILDGKSYPFPVFEGTEHEKAIDIAKLRDQTGYVTIDSGYKNTGATKSAITFLDGEEGILRYRGYPIEQLAEKSNFLEVAYLLIYGTLPTQAELDSFAHQITTHTLVHEDVRKIFDGFPSGAHPMGILSSLICSLTAFYPKSLDPNQSPEETNLNIIRLIAKISTIAAWSYKNSVGHPLNYPRNDLDYCSNFLYMMFAFPTEKYEINPVVVSALNKLLILHADHEQNCSTSTVRLVGSANASLYGSVSAGVNALWGPLHGGANQEVMEMLEAIQADGGNTQKWIDKAKDKNDSFRLMGFGHRVYKNFDPRAKIIKKAADDVLTALGINDPLLTIAQELEQAALTDPYFVERKLYPNVDFYSGIIYRAIGIPTEMFTVLFAMGRLPGWIAQWKEMRENKEPIGRPRQIYVGELERDYVPVEKR; encoded by the coding sequence ATGGCAGAGTCTGCTGAGATTATCCTCGACGGGAAATCCTATCCCTTCCCCGTTTTTGAAGGTACCGAGCACGAAAAGGCAATTGACATTGCCAAGCTTCGCGACCAAACGGGCTATGTTACCATCGATTCGGGCTACAAGAACACCGGCGCTACTAAGAGCGCCATTACGTTTCTCGACGGCGAAGAAGGCATTTTGCGCTACCGGGGCTACCCGATTGAGCAGCTGGCCGAAAAGTCAAACTTCCTGGAAGTAGCGTATCTGCTGATCTATGGCACGCTGCCCACCCAAGCTGAACTTGATAGCTTCGCTCACCAAATCACGACGCACACCTTGGTGCACGAAGATGTACGGAAGATCTTCGACGGCTTTCCATCGGGGGCTCACCCCATGGGCATCCTTTCGAGCCTAATTTGCTCGCTCACTGCTTTTTACCCCAAAAGCCTTGATCCGAACCAGAGCCCGGAAGAGACCAACCTGAACATCATCCGCCTCATTGCCAAAATCTCGACGATTGCGGCTTGGTCGTATAAAAACTCGGTGGGCCACCCGCTCAACTACCCACGCAACGACCTCGACTACTGCTCGAACTTCCTATACATGATGTTCGCCTTCCCTACGGAGAAGTACGAAATCAATCCGGTAGTAGTGAGTGCTTTAAACAAATTGCTCATTCTACACGCCGACCACGAGCAAAACTGCTCGACTTCCACGGTGCGTCTCGTAGGCTCGGCCAATGCCAGCCTTTACGGTTCGGTTTCGGCCGGTGTAAACGCGCTGTGGGGCCCGCTACACGGCGGGGCCAACCAAGAAGTGATGGAAATGCTGGAAGCCATTCAGGCCGACGGCGGCAACACGCAGAAATGGATCGATAAAGCCAAGGACAAGAACGACTCATTCCGTCTGATGGGCTTTGGCCACCGCGTGTACAAGAACTTCGACCCGCGCGCCAAAATTATCAAGAAGGCCGCCGACGATGTACTAACGGCACTGGGCATCAACGACCCGTTGCTGACCATCGCGCAGGAGCTAGAGCAAGCGGCTCTCACCGATCCTTATTTCGTTGAGCGCAAGCTGTATCCGAACGTCGACTTCTACTCGGGCATCATCTACCGCGCCATCGGCATTCCAACAGAGATGTTTACGGTGCTGTTTGCTATGGGCCGCCTGCCGGGCTGGATTGCCCAATGGAA